One window of Nymphaea colorata isolate Beijing-Zhang1983 chromosome 11, ASM883128v2, whole genome shotgun sequence genomic DNA carries:
- the LOC116263800 gene encoding cytochrome P450 77A1-like has product MGTLLPLHLPAGTTNVLLHPYLLPTAAVLLATLFLLRRLLFPRPNLPPGPPGVPIFGNLLQIQPTDNAYKDFIRRVRAEYGPIFTIRLGNRTTVVVSSAELAHEALIQKGPACSSRPRDSLAKKLFSCNKFTVNSATYGPIWRALRRNMVSEMLAPSRTREFKSTRMRAMDRLVARLRSEADQNDGAVLVLKNARFAVFSILLYMCFGVEMEEEEVFRVEELLKRVIFVTEPRPDDFVPLLRPFFRKQQREAESVRRAQLEMLLPIINKRREFLKKAGKGVSPTAYVDTLFDLTVEGRPGSRTDDELVTLCAEFLNGGTDTTACGLEWAIARLIMDPAAQDRLAAEVQSVTGGRPVEDADVERLEYVNAFVKELLRRHPPVHFTVTHMVSEPMKLAGYDIPVGTAIDFYTAAIAEDPVVWDSPEKFMPERFMGGGNDVDMTGVRNIKMMPFGVGRRICPGLAMGTLHMNLLLARMVQEFEWAQCPGSEQVDLGEKYAFTVIMKEPLKAVIRPRVA; this is encoded by the coding sequence ATGGGcacccttcttcctctgcacCTCCCCGCCGGCACCACTAACGTGCTCCTTCACCCCTACCTCCTCCCCACCGCCGCCGTCCTCCTGGCCAccctcttcctcctccgccGTCTTCTCTTCCCGCGCCCCAACCTCCCTCCCGGCCCACCTGGCGTGCCCATTTTCGGCAACCTCCTCCAGATCCAACCCACAGACAATGCCTACAAGGACTTCATCCGCCGCGTCCGCGCCGAGTATGGGCCCATCTTCACCATCCGCCTCGGCAACCGCACCACCGTCGTCGTCTCCAGCGCCGAGCTCGCCCACGAGGCGCTCATCCAGAAGGGGCCCGCCTGCTCCAGCCGCCCCCGCGACAGCCTAGCCAAGAAGCTCTTCAGCTGCAACAAGTTCACCGTCAACTCCGCCACCTACGGTCCCATCTGGCGGGCCCTCCGGCGGAACATGGTCTCCGAGATGCTCGCCCCGAGCCGGACACGGGAGTTCAAATCGACTCGGATGCGCGCCATGGACCGTCTCGTCGCAAGGCTCCGGAGCGAAGCGGATCAGAATGACGGAGCCGTTTTGGTCCTGAAGAACGCACGGTTCGCCGTGTTCTCGATCCTGCTCTACATGTGCTTCGGGGtcgagatggaggaggaggaggtgttCCGAGTCGAGGAACTCCTGAAACGAGTCATTTTCGTGACCGAACCGAGACCCGACGACTTCGTGCCGCTTTTGAGGCCGTTTTTCAGGAAGCAGCAGAGAGAGGCCGAGTCGGTGAGAAGGGCGCAGCTGGAGATGCTGCTCCCCATCATCAACAAGCGGCGGGAGTTCTTGAAAAAGGCCGGAAAGGGCGTCAGTCCGACGGCCTACGTCGACACCTTGTTTGATCTGACGGTCGAGGGCCGGCCGGGTTCGAGGACCGACGACGAACTCGTCACGCTCTGCGCCGAGTTCCTCAACGGTGGCACCGACACCACTGCCTGCGGCCTCGAGTGGGCCATCGCCCGGCTCATCATGGACCCCGCCGCGCAGGACCGTCTCGCCGCCGAGGTCCAGTCAGTCACCGGCGGCCGCCCGGTCGAGGACGCCGACGTCGAGCGGCTCGAGTACGTCAACGCCTTCGTCAAGGAGTTGCTCCGGCGGCACCCGCCGGTGCACTTCACCGTCACCCACATGGTCTCTGAGCCGATGAAGCTCGCCGGGTACGACATCCCGGTTGGGACCGCCATTGACTTCTACACGGCGGCCATAGCCGAGGACCCGGTCGTCTGGGATTCCCCGGAGAAGTTCATGCCCGAGAGGTTCATGGGAGGTGGCAACGACGTCGACATGACAGGAGTGAGGAACATCAAGATGATGCCTTTCGGCGTCGGCCGGAGGATATGCCCGGGGCTGGCCATGGGCACCCTGCACATGAACCTGTTGCTTGCCAGGATGGTCCAAGAGTTTGAGTGGGCTCAGTGCCCGGGCTCGGAACAGGTAGACCTGGGCGAGAAGTACGCGTTCACTGTAATCATGAAAGAGCCACTCAAGGCTGTGATCAGGCCCAGAGTGGCTTGA
- the LOC116263774 gene encoding stress-response A/B barrel domain-containing protein At5g22580 produces the protein MAVKHFVLIRFKEGTSAEEIIKKMEEMALEIDKVKSFEWGQDLESEEMLRQGFTHAFSLTFESKEEFVAFSQHPTHLAFAEILLSAVEKAIVFDFPVVQVKPLINA, from the exons ATGGCAGTGAAGCACTTTGTGCTTATTAGGTTCAAAGAAGGAACATCTGCAGAGGAGATCATCAAGAAAATGGAGGAGATGGCTTTGGAGATTGACAAAGTAAAATCTTTTGAATG GGGGCAGGATTTGGAATCAGAGGAGATGTTGAGGCAGGGATTCACTCATGCCTTCTCCCTGACATTTGAGAGCAAGGAAGAGTTCGTTGCTTTTTCTCAGCACCCGACCCATCTTGCCTTTGCAGAGATATTGCTCTCCGCAGTTGAGAAGGCCATCGTGTTTGATTTTCCCGTTGTTCAAGTCAAGCCATTAATCAATGCTTGA
- the LOC116263924 gene encoding cytochrome P450 77A4 — MAVIVDLSLTTLASFLLLLSTTVFMVLQRLSHRRQPRLPPGPTGWPVVGNLLQIARAGRPFMDTVKELHRLYGPIFTLRMGSRTLVVVCSAKLAHEALIQKGQSFASRPREYPTKSVFSCNKFTVNSALYGPVWRSLRRNLVSEMLSPSRVKEFRPVRNRSLDQLVDRLRRQAAGNPDSLVSVLANARFTVFCILLSMCFGLDLPESDIVRVDDVLKRVLFAIEPRLDDFMPLLRPFFAARRREAMKVRREQLAVILPMVQKRRQIHAEKSSSLSPEKRNVVAYVDTLFELQVEGRKEAPNDEQLVTLCSEFVNGGTDTTAAAVEWAVIHLVADQKVQEKVAEDVFRATGGGKRAVVEEDVEKMDYLNAFVKEVLRKHPPTYFLLTHAVTEAATLGGYDIPPDVSVEFYSPAVSEDPKLWRSPEKFMPERFLGEEGADMTGVKEVKMMPFGAGRRICPGLSLGTLHISLLVARMVQEFQWLPPPGCNEVDMAEKYAFTVVAKNPLRAVIKPRRGGADLVW, encoded by the coding sequence ATGGCGGTCATTGTTGACCTGTCTCTCACCACACTCGCTTCCTTTCTTCTGCTTCTCTCCACCACCGTGTTTATGGTTCTGCAACGGCTGTCTCACAGGAGGCAGCCGAGGCTTCCACCGGGGCCTACCGGATGGCCGGTGGTCGGCAACCTGCTGCAGATAGCCCGGGCCGGCCGGCCGTTCATGGACACTGTGAAGGAGCTGCACCGGTTGTACGGCCCAATCTTCACCCTCCGAATGGGCAGCCGCACCCTGGTGGTGGTCTGCTCCGCAAAGCTCGCCCATGAGGCCCTCATCCAGAAGGGCCAGTCATTCGCCAGCCGTCCCCGCGAGTACCCCACCAAGTCTGTCTTCAGCTGCAACAAGTTCACCGTCAACTCCGCCCTCTACGGGCCCGTCTGGCGCTCCCTCCGCCGGAACCTCGTTTCCGAGATGCTCTCCCCCAGCCGCGTCAAGGAGTTCCGTCCCGTCCGCAACAGGTCCCTCGACCAGCTGGTCGACCGCCTCCGTCGTCAGGCCGCTGGGAACCCCGACTCACTCGTCTCCGTCCTCGCCAACGCCCGGTTCACCGTCTTCTGCATCCTCCTTTCCATGTGCTTCGGCCTCGATCTCCCCGAGTCCGACATCGTCCGCGTCGATGACGTGCTCAAGCGAGTCCTCTTCGCGATTGAGCCGCGGCTCGACGACTTCATGCCGCTGCTCCGGCCCTTCTTCGCCGCACGCCGGAGGGAGGCCATGAAGGTCAGGCGCGAGCAGCTTGCTGTCATCCTCCCCATGGTTCAAAAGCGTCGGCAGATACACGCCGAAAAGTCATCATCTTTGTCGCCAGAGAAGCGGAACGTCGTTGCCTACGTGGATACGCTGTTCGAGTTGCAGGTCGAGGGACGGAAGGAAGCGCCGAATGACGAACAGCTCGTCACTCTGTGCTCCGAGTTCGTCAACGGCGGGACGGACACCACGGCAGCGGCCGTGGAGTGGGCGGTGATCCACCTCGTGGCAGACCAGAAAGTGCAGGAGAAGGTGGCGGAGGACGTCTTCAGAGCAACGGGCGGAGGAAAGAGggcggtggtggaggaggaCGTGGAAAAGATGGACTACCTGAACGCCTTCGTGAAGGAAGTACTAAGGAAGCACCCACCTACGTACTTCCTGCTCACGCATGCAGTAACGGAGGCCGCCACCCTCGGCGGCTACGACATTCCGCCCGACGTCTCCGTCGAGTTTTACAGTCCGGCCGTGTCCGAGGACCCGAAGTTGTGGCGGTCGCCGGAGAAGTTCATGCCGGAGAGGTTCCTGGGTGAGGAGGGCGCAGACATGACTGGGGTGAAGGAAGTCAAGATGATGCCTTTTGGAGCGGGAAGGAGGATATGCCCAGGGCTAAGCCTTGGGACGCTGCACATCAGCCTGTTGGTGGCGAGGATGGTGCAGGAGTTCCAATGGCTGCCTCCTCCTGGGTGCAACGAGGTGGATATGGCGGAGAAGTATGCGTTCACTGTGGTGGCAAAGAACCCACTTCGGGCTGTGATCAAGCCCAGAAGGGGAGGAGCAGATTTGGTCTGGTGA